From Dryobates pubescens isolate bDryPub1 chromosome 11, bDryPub1.pri, whole genome shotgun sequence:
ACCCTGGTTTTGCCTGTGCTGTCCCCACTGCAtgcactgccctgtgcagccctggcacagccctggctgcccgcagccgctgcaggagcagcctcccgAGCTGCGTTTCCATGCTGCTGCCCCGGGGGCCAGCAGTTAAGCTCTGGgacgtgccgtgccgtgccgtgccgagCCCGCCGGGGCGCTGCCCCCGGCCCAGCTCAcgcccccctctctcttccctttccttccccagtgGACCAGAGCCTGTTTGAGAACGCCAGCGCGGCAGCGGCTCCGCGCCCGCAgccgccgcgccccgccggCAGCCAGCACCTCCGCAACCTGGGCAAGGCGGTGGGGGCCAAGGTGAACGACCTGCTGCGCCGCCGGGAGCCGCCCGGGCTGCCCGGCCCCGGCGTGACCGAGGTGAACGCCAGCGCCGGCGCCGTGCTGCGCGGCGGGCAGCCGGCTGCAGAGGAGGGGTGAGTGTGCCCctgtcgggggggggggaggggggcggatCCTCTGTGGCCCCGGGAGGGACAAAGGAATGatgctcacacaaatggattggaaaggggggggaagttCAAGTGGGAAAGCAGTTGGTGTTTGACAGAAGTGGCAAAGCAGAGTGGCAAAGATAATCCCAGAATAAtagagccaggttggaaaagacctttgagatcacccagtccaacccagcaccatctgaccaACTGACCGTGGccccaagggcctcagccaggctgctcttaaacacctccagggatggggactccaccacctccctggccagcacatcccaagggccaattcctcttgctgggaagaacttcttcctaacatccagcctgaacctcccttggcacagcttgagacggtgtcctcttgttctggtgctgcttgcctgggagaagagaccaacccccacctggctccaacctcccttcagggagttggagagagcaagaaggtctcccctgagcctcctcttctgcaggctaagcaaccccagctccctcagcctctcctcccagggctgtgccccagaacTCCCCcacctcgttgcccttctctggacatgttcaagtatctgaATGTCCCAAGGCTTACAGAGTCACTTACACCACACCAAAGgcctcccagcacttcccttctccccacctgagggtctCCCCAAAGACACCCagggctttttcttccccccctgctctgctaggctggtctcaggctggtgAGGTCTGACactgccctcccccccttctcctggcattaggtCTAGACAGGTCAAACAGGTCTTGAGATGATGCTCCCTGTTGGGTAACATTGGGGGACTAAGAGAAGCAGAGCCgggagggccagggaggggattctgcccctctgctccattctgctgagaccacagctggagctctggggccaggtctggagcctctgtgccaggaaggatctggaggtgctggaaggtgtccagagaagggccacgaggaagagctgagggctggagctgctctgctgtgagcacagcctgagggagttggggttgtgcaggctggagaggagaaggctcccaggagacctcattgtggccttgcaggatctgcagggggctccaagaaagctggggagggacttttgagggtgtcagggagggataggactgggggggatggagtaaaactagaagtggggagattgagattggatgtgaggaagaagttgttgcccatgagggtggtgagagcctggcacaggctgcccagggaggtggtggaagcctcctgcctggaggtgtttgcagccaggctggaggtggctgtgagcaacctgctgcggtgtgaggtgtccctggccatggcagggggttgggactggctgagcctcgaggtcccttccaaccctgacagttctgtgatctcccacaggagcagagagggaagaaagaggaagagagagactttGCAGCTGAGTTTATAGGGcccaggatttatgggtagcaataggctgtttcctgtgcccaccttactgggttggacactgCGGTGTGCCTTaggtggcagtaacaggaggcacccagcctaaactgccacggGGTGTGCCCCCCACAGTGtgcccccccagggcagggctgctgccagggcctcGACACAGGGCTGAATGTGACTCCTGTGTGCTTGCAGGGCCGTGGGGCTGGATGCTTTTCCCCGCCTGGACCCCCCACCCTCCATCAGCAGGAAGCGGACCCCACGTGCCCTGAAGACCCCACAGGACATGCTCATCGCACCCCAGCCCGCAGGGACCGGCcggaggagcagcctggaagaGCCTTCtgagccacccccagccccctcccgccctgcaggggagcagctgggcacgAGGGACCCATCTCCTCCAGCGTGCCCTGCTGTACCCACCGCGACGGGCACCCCAGAGCCCAAGGAggagcagccctctgctgccctccccgtGCCCGACCTCATCCATAAGGGCAGCCTGGACAGCCAGCGGCAAGCAGGAGAGAGGGctcctgagacctcacctcaCACCGAGAAGCCCTCCCAGAGACCTGGGCCGGAGCACGAGCCGCCGGGGAGCACGGGGCGGCAGGAGCCATGTTCTCCGAGCCGGGAGCTGGAGGGGCCCCATCCTGACCTACTGTCCTTTGAGTAGCAGCAGCGGTGCTGTGAGAGGGGCAGCGTCACACAAAGGCATCTCTCACTGCCACTTTTGGGGTCGTTCTTTGGAGagagggcagccctggctagCAGAAGCCATTGCTAGCCCAGTGTGGGGGTTGGGGAGGCGCAGCACCGCTTGTCCTTGGGTTCCCAGgaggggcacagcctgccctgctacGGCTTCTGCAGCCCCATCCTGAGCCTGTTAACCCTTGTCAGTGCAGAGCTCCtgtcctcccctggtgccaccatcctgtcctgcctgcagcccggggccgtgctgggctgggggctagGGTGGgcttgctcagcagcctgggtcCTGATGCATGGGTGCAGAAGcaccaggctgcccccagccctgtcagCTGCGCTGTGGGCAAGTGTCCCACATGGCTCCCCACATCTGGGCTGCCTCCCCCAGTCTGGAGCATGGCTCAGCTCTCATCCTGTGCCTGTTGAGATACATCATCCTCGTGTGCCAGCACATtcacccagccccactgcctggtgccagggagctgggctgtaggcatccccaaggccttctccaagTGTCAGCCTCCTGGCATTAGCTTTCCTAGTGCCATCTGTCTTTGCAGCAGAGTCCCAGCTGCTtctggtgcaggctgtgctggggagcagggctgggtgcctggggacACATGGCTGCTCGCTGGTGAGTGGGCTGTGGTGGGGTCTCCAGCTCCCTGTCAGacccccctccagctcctgcttatTTTCTTGTCTtgccccaggcaggcacccactCCCTGTGGCCCAGTGCCACTGCTCTCCTCCTTTAGCTGGGATGGGGATGTGTTTGCAGGTGTAGGACACAGGAAGCCACACAgccctctggtcctgctctatGATTGTTTCCCTGTGAACTACAGGAGAGCCAGCaggcccctgggctggggcaaggaggcagcagagggagagcacTTTTTGCTGAGAGCTTTCTGCTTCCTCTCCAAAGAGATGATTTTGAGAGGAAAAGCTCCAGAGggcaggtttgggctggaggaggcaaggggctcctggctggggcagctctgcttacCACTCCTCCTGGGCCAGGCAGGGTGGTTGGGCTGAAGAGAtatcttccaccacccccagccaggTGCTGGTCTTGCTGACCACCACTTGTGCAGCCACCCTGCTCCCATGCCTGGTGCTGTGGTGATGCTAGGGGCTGTGCAGTGCTCAAGCCCTAGGAGAgtcctgctcagagcccacagcCAGGTGCCCCTCGGTGCTGAGGCGCAGCACACCCTGTGTGTGAAGTGATTGTGCTGTGCTGATGCCACCCTGCAGCCAAAAACTGATCTGAGTATGTCCATGTGTGTGCTGCCTAGACCCACACTGCACTGCATGTGGTGATGAACACAAGGCCTTGTAGCCCCTCTTTGAGGAAGCAGCACCCTCCCCCAGGGGAAGCTGCGATGCTGGGCCCGTGCCTCTATTtatgctgtctacaacctggCTGTAGGTTGGGACACAAGAGGCAGATTGCacaataaatatatttttttttccttttcttttttctttttaatcacagACACAGAGTAGTCCCttggtgggaggggagggcctGCATCacatcacagaactgccagggttggaagggacctcaaggctcagccagtcccaaccccctgccatgggcagggacacctcacaccacagcaggttgctcacagccacctccagcctggctgcaaacacctccaggcaggaggctgccaccacctccctgggcagcctgtgccaggctctcaccaccctcctggggaacaacttcttcctcacagccaatctcaatctccccatttctagttttgctccattaccccctagttctatcactctCTGATagcctaagaagtccctccccagctttcttgcagccccctgcagatcctggaaggccacaattaggtctcctcagagccttctctccagactgaaccaccccaactccctcagtctgtgctcacagcagagcagctccagccctctgctcctcctcatggcccttccctggacaccttccagcacctccagatccttcctggcacagaggctccagaactggccccagagctccagctgtggtctcagcagagtggagcagaggggcagaatcccctccctggccctgctggccacacttctcttgctgcagcccaggctctgcttggctctctggtgacctgctggaggagctggcagaggggctgtggagtgtgGCAGTGGCCCTGGCAGCCCTATGGAGACGAGAGGTGGTGTGAAAAGCTACCCTCCAGCATCATGCTTGCTGGGGTGACTGCAGAGGATGgtgggggcagctgcagtaaAGCCCTGGGCTTAAGGGAAGTATCCCCTGAACGTGCAGCCAGACACCCGACACTTGCCGAGGGCACTCtcgtgggggtgtggggggtacGCTGGGGGAGTTTTGGGGTGCCCGGGCTGAGGGGGTGACACAGCTGCCCTCCTGTGCTTGGCACGGAAGGGACAGGACCTGGTAGATGCCgagctgagggagggggagcgcAGGGATTGAGGGGAcaggacaccccccccccccagcccgtTCCCGGGACGGCATCCCGCTGCTTCCCGCGCTGTGCAGACGGCAGCCCCGGGACGGCATCCCGCTGCTCCCCTTGCTGTGCAGACGGCAGCCCCGGGACGgcatccccctgctccccttgctGTGCAGACGGCAGCCCCGGGACGgcatccccctgctccccttgctGTGCAGACGGCAGCCCCGGGACGgcatccccctgctccccttgctGTGCAGACGGCAGCCCCGGGACGGCATCCCGCTGCTTCCCGCGCTGTGCAGACGGCAGCCCCGGGACGgcatccccctgctccccttgctGTGCAGAGGGCAGCCCCGGGACGgcatccccctgctccccttgctGTGCAGACGGCAGCCCCGGGACGgcatccccctgctccccttgctGTGCAGAGGGCAGCCCCGGGACGgcatccccctgctccccttgctGTGCAGACGGCAGCCCCGGGACGGCATCCCGCTGCTCCCCTTGCTGTGCAGACGGCAGCCCCGGGACGgcatccccctgctccccttgctGTGCAGACGGCAGCCCCGGGAcggcagccccctgctccccttgctGTGCAGACGGCAGCCCCGGGACGgcatccccctgctccccttgctGTGCAGACGGCAGCCCCGGGACGgcatccccctgctccccttgctGTGCAGACGGCAGCCCCGGGACGGCATCCCCCTGCTCCCCGCGCTCGCGGAGCCCCGGGGCGGGGCCGCCCCGCCGCTGTCTCCGCCCCGCGCCGCGCGGGGGGTGGAGCCCGGGCGGGGCCCCGCCCCGTTTCCGGTGTCATGGCGGCCGGAGCGCCGCGGAAGCCGGGCCGGGTGCCGGTGCGGCTgtcgcggcggcggcggggcggctgCAGCGGCGGGGGGGCGATGTGAGACGGGGCCGGCGCCATGTCGGGGTGCGTGTGGGGCGCGGCGCCGCTGCTGGAGGCGCTGGGCCGGCTGTGGGAGGTGCAGGCGCCGCTGGGCAGCGGCTCCTCGGCCTCCGTCTACC
This genomic window contains:
- the C11H1orf226 gene encoding uncharacterized protein C1orf226 homolog, producing the protein MEGAGPCSPCHSLVDQSLFENASAAAAPRPQPPRPAGSQHLRNLGKAVGAKVNDLLRRREPPGLPGPGVTEVNASAGAVLRGGQPAAEEGAVGLDAFPRLDPPPSISRKRTPRALKTPQDMLIAPQPAGTGRRSSLEEPSEPPPAPSRPAGEQLGTRDPSPPACPAVPTATGTPEPKEEQPSAALPVPDLIHKGSLDSQRQAGERAPETSPHTEKPSQRPGPEHEPPGSTGRQEPCSPSRELEGPHPDLLSFE